In Macadamia integrifolia cultivar HAES 741 chromosome 12, SCU_Mint_v3, whole genome shotgun sequence, the following are encoded in one genomic region:
- the LOC122057413 gene encoding 60S ribosomal protein L12 translates to MPPKFDPSQVVDVYVRVTGGEVGAASSLAPKIGPLGLSPKKIGEDIAKETAKDWKGLRVTVKLTVQNRQAKVSVVPSAAALVIKALKEPERDRKKTKNIKHSGNISLDDVIEIAKVMKPRSMAKELSGTVKEILGTCVSVGCTVDGKDPKDLQQEITDGDVEIPQD, encoded by the coding sequence ATGCCTCCAAAGTTTGATCCCTCGCAGGTCGTAGATGTTTACGTCAGAGTTACCGGTGGTGAGGTCGGTGCGGCGAGTTCTCTCGCTCCCAAAATTGGTCCTCTTGGTCTCTCTCCCAAGAAGATCGGAGAAGACATTGCCAAAGAAACTGCTAAGGATTGGAAGGGTCTTCGTGTGACCGTGAAGCTTACCGTCCAGAATCGACAGGCCAAGGTCTCTGTAGTCCCGTCGGCAGCAGCTTTGGTAATCAAAGCCCTCAAGGAGCCCGAGAGAGATAGAAAGAAGACCAAGAACATCAAACATTCTGGAAACATTTCTCTTGATGATGTGATCGAGATTGCAAAAGTAATGAAACCCAGATCAATGGCTAAGGAACTAAGCGGTACGGTGAAGGAGATTCTGGGTACCTGCGTCTCCGTCGGATGTACGGTTGATGGAAAGGACCCTAAGGATCTGCAGCAGGAGATTACCGATGGCGACGTTGAGATTCCTCAAGATTGA
- the LOC122094700 gene encoding uncharacterized protein LOC122094700 has protein sequence MGTIHRSGVPKKSNDNARLIITTILGIVFGFFVGISFPSVSVTKLNLHSGGLLSSIDAAIISENRSGRTSKTDPNKSKPSETRGSGDIPKIYVSTNPRGAELLPPGIVVSESDFYLRRLWGEPSEDLKTKPKYLVTFTVGLDQMNNIDAAVKKFSEDFTILLFHYDGRTSEWDQLEWSQRAIHVSARRQTKWWYAKRFLHPDVVAAYDYIFIWDEDLGVEHFNAEKYLELVKKHGLEISQPGLEPNNGLTWQMTKRRGDSEVHKETTEKAGWCGDPQVPPCAAFVEIMAPVFSRKAWRCVWHMLQNDLVHGWGLDFALRRCVEPPAHEKIGVVDSQWIVHQVIPSLGNQGEAEQGKAPWEGVRERCKSEWAEFQNRLANADKAYFAQIGMG, from the exons ATGGGAACTATCCATCGCAG TGGAGTTCCGAAGAAATCAAATGACAATGCCAGACTTATCATCACAACTATTCTTGGAATAGTATTTGGTTTTTTTGTTGGTATTTCATTCCCATCTGTTTCAGTTACTAAG CTTAACTTACATTCTGGTGGCCTTTTATCCTCCATTGATGCTGCCATTATTAGCGAAAATAGATCTGGCAGAACTTCTAAAACTGATCCAAATAAGAGCAAACCCTCTGAGACTCGTGGATCAGGTGATATTCCAAAG ATATATGTTTCAACAAATCCTCGTGGTGCAGAGTTATTACCTCCTGGTATTGTTGTGTCTGAGTCAGATTTCTATTTGCGAAGATTATGGGGAGAACCCAGTGAG GACCTGAAAACTAAGCCAAAGTACTTGGTGACATTCACAGTTGGATTAGATCAGATGAATAACATTGATGCAGCTGTTAAAAAG TTTTCTGAAGATTTCACGATTTTGCTTTTTCACTATGATGGTCGGACAAGTGAATGGGATCAGCTTGAGTGGTCACAGCGTGCGATTCATGTGAGCGCAAGGAGGCAAACAAAATG GTGGTATGCAAAGCGGTTTTTGCATCCAGATGTAGTGGCAGCTTATGATTACATTTTTATCTGGGATGAAGACCTTGGTGTTGAGCACTTCAATGCAGAGAA GTACCTTGAGTTGGTAAAGAAACATGGCCTGGAGATCTCTCAACCTGGACTTGAGCCTAATAATGGGCTTACTTGGCAGATGACTAAGAGGAGGGGTGACAGTGAAGTTCACAA GGAAACAACAGAAAAAGCAGGCTGGTGTGGTGACCCACAGGTTCCTCCATGTGCAGC GTTTGTGGAAATTATGGCCCCTGTTTTTTCTCGGAAAGCTTGGCGTTGTGTGTGGCATATGCTTCAG AATGATTTGGTACATGGATGGGGACTGGACTTTGCACTAAGAAGATGTGTCGAG CCACCTGCACATGAGAAGATTGGTGTGGTTGATTCGCAGTGGATTGTTCATCAAGTGATTCCTTCCCTAGGGAATCAG GGCGAGGCTGAGCAGGGGAAAGCACCATGGGAAGGG GTAAGAGAAAGGTGCAAAAGTGAGTGGGCAGAGTTTCAAAATCGCCTTGCTAATGCCGACAAAGCTTACTTTGCTCAGATCGGGATGGGATAA
- the LOC122057458 gene encoding UDP-xylose transporter 1-like: MGEIHSFQLGVVGALALSVASSVSIVICNKALMSNLGFPFATTLTSWHLMVTFCTLHVAQRFNVFESKSIDMKTVMLFGILNGVSIGFLNLSLGFNSIGFYQMTKLAIIPFTVLLETVFLKKQFSQKIKFSLSLLLIGVGIASITDLQLNLTGSILSILAIATTCVGQILTNTIQKRLNVSSTQLLYQSAPFQAAILFVSGPLVDQCLTKQNVFAYRYNSLVLGFIILSCVISVSVNFSTFLVIGKTSPVTYQVLGHLKTCLVLTFGYTLLHDPFTQRNIIGILIAMFGMGLYSYFCTHESKKKQIIDLSTVSQIKDKETTPLLASKNMGLEDKEGLEVRKSTKDSLV, from the exons atgGGGGAAATACATAGCTTCCAATTGGGTGTTGTTGGTGCTCTAGCACTTTCAGTTGCTTCATCAGTTTCCATAGTCATCTGCAACAAAGCTTTGATGAGCAATCTTGGCTTCCCATTTG CAACAACATTAACAAGTTGGCATCTAATGGTTACATTTTGTACCCTTCACGTCGCGCAACGTTTCAATGTATTCGAGTCTAAATCCATTGACATGAAGACAGTAATGCTCTTTGGCATTCTAAATGGAGTTTCAATTGGATTTCTCAATTTAAGCCTTGGGTTCAATTCCATTGGTTTCTATCAG ATGACAAAGCTTGCAATCATACCCTTCACTGTATTATTGGAGACTGTCTTCCTGAAAAAGCAATTTAG CCAGaagataaaattttctctttctctgttacTTATTGGAGTTGGCATTGCATCCATAACTGATCTTCAACTCAATCTTACGGGATCTATTCTCTCTATTTTGGCGATTGCAACGACTTGCGTTGGTCAAATT CTGACAAACACAATACAGAAGAGATTGAATGTATCATCTACACAGCTGTTGTACCAGTCAGCCCCATTTCAAGCAGCCATACTATTTGTTTCAGGTCCCTTAGTAGATCAGTGCCTCACAAAGCAAAATGTCTTTGCCTACCGTTACAACTCTCTGGTCTTG GGATTCATCATCCTTTCATGCGTGATTTCAGTCTCTGTGAACTTCAGTACCTTCCTCGTGATCGGCAAGACATCACCAGTGACTTACCAAGTTCTGGGTCATCTAAAGACATGCCTTGTCCTCACCTTTGGCTATACTTTACTACATGACCCCTTCACACAGAGGAACATTATTGGCATCTTAATTGCCATGTTTGGGATGGGCTTGTATTCTTACTTCTGTACCCATGAGAGTAAGAAGAAACAGATCATCGATCTCTCTACAGTGTCtcag ATCAAAGATAAGGAGACTACACCACTTTTGGCAAGCAAGAACATGGGTCTTGAAGACaaagaaggtcttgaagttagAAAATCAACCAAAGACTCTCTAGTCTAG